One stretch of Xanthomonas sp. DAR 35659 DNA includes these proteins:
- a CDS encoding Ku protein, with translation MARPIWTGTLSFGLLNVPVALMSGERRIDLHFRMLDARDKRPIRFERVNADTGEEVPWKDIVKAYEYSKGNYVVVEQKDIASAAPESHETVEVEAFVDAGDIDLRYFEKPYVLVPGKKAEKGYVLLRETLRATGKVGIARVVIRTREYLAAVMPQEDALVLILLRYPQELVDLDDYALPSGKAADYRISAKETAMAAQLIDSMSGTWDPSSYHDEFRERLHAVIQKRIEAQEGTAQVDDEAEAPQREDATTNVVDFMSLLQKSLDAKRRTPAKRGDDALPVRKTAKKPARKAASKTAAKKAAKAGSKAKPTKAAARKAPARRKAG, from the coding sequence ATGGCGCGCCCGATCTGGACCGGCACGCTGTCCTTCGGCCTGCTCAACGTGCCGGTGGCGCTGATGTCGGGCGAGCGCCGCATCGACCTGCACTTCCGCATGCTCGATGCGCGCGACAAGCGCCCGATCCGCTTCGAGCGGGTCAACGCCGACACCGGCGAAGAGGTGCCGTGGAAGGACATCGTCAAGGCCTACGAGTACAGCAAGGGCAACTACGTGGTGGTCGAGCAGAAGGACATCGCCTCGGCCGCGCCGGAGAGCCACGAGACGGTGGAGGTGGAAGCCTTCGTCGACGCCGGCGACATCGACCTGCGCTACTTCGAGAAGCCCTACGTGCTGGTGCCGGGCAAGAAGGCGGAGAAGGGCTACGTGCTGTTGCGCGAGACCCTGCGCGCGACCGGCAAGGTGGGCATCGCGCGGGTGGTGATCCGCACCCGCGAATACCTGGCGGCGGTGATGCCGCAGGAGGACGCGCTGGTGCTGATCCTGCTGCGCTATCCGCAGGAACTGGTCGACCTGGACGACTACGCGCTGCCCAGCGGCAAGGCCGCCGACTACCGGATCAGCGCCAAGGAAACCGCGATGGCCGCGCAACTGATCGACTCGATGTCCGGCACGTGGGATCCGTCCTCCTACCACGACGAATTCCGCGAACGCCTGCATGCAGTGATCCAGAAGCGGATCGAGGCGCAGGAGGGCACCGCGCAGGTGGACGACGAGGCCGAGGCGCCGCAGCGCGAGGACGCCACGACCAACGTGGTGGACTTCATGTCGCTGCTGCAGAAGAGCCTGGACGCCAAGCGCCGCACCCCGGCCAAGCGCGGCGACGACGCGCTGCCGGTGCGCAAGACCGCGAAGAAGCCGGCCAGGAAGGCCGCCAGCAAGACCGCGGCGAAGAAGGCGGCAAAGGCCGGCAGCAAGGCCAAGCCGACCAAGGCCGCCGCACGCAAGGCGCCGGCGCGGCGCAAGGCGGGGTAG